The following coding sequences lie in one Globicephala melas chromosome 15, mGloMel1.2, whole genome shotgun sequence genomic window:
- the LOC115839396 gene encoding tyrosine-protein phosphatase non-receptor type substrate 1-like isoform X2, which produces MEPARPAPGRLRPLLCLLLAAYSAWSGVAGEDELQVIQPDRSVSVAAGETATLRCDVTSLLPVGPVCWFRGTGPGRELIYSLRGAPFPRVTTVADTTRRNNTDFSIRISNITPADTGMYYCVKFKRGSPDVEFKSGPGTHLTVSAKPSPPVVSGPTVRVTPEQTVSFTCKSHGFSPRNISLKWFKNGNELSASQTDVEPEGNNVSYSISSTTKVLLAPGDVRSQVICEVTHITLQGDPPLRGTANLSETIRVPPTLTITQHPRVGNQVNVTCQVNKFYPQRLQLTWLENGNVSRMDMASTLIENKDGTFNRTSWLLVNSSAHREAVLLTCQVEHDGQPAITKNHTLEASAPQKNQDADERIDKADNWNSIFIVVGVVCALLVALMIAALYLLRIRQKKAKGSTSSTRLHEPEKNTRETTQIQDNNDITYADLNLPKGKKSTPKADEPNNHTEYASIQACPPPVSEDTLTYADLDMVHLNRNPKQPAPKPETSYSEYASVQVQRK; this is translated from the exons ATGGAGCCCGCCCGCCCGGCCCCCGGCCGTCTCAGGCCGCTGCTCTGCCTGCTGCTCGCTGCGTACAGCGCCTGGTCAG GAGTGGCAGGTGAGGACGAGCTGCAGGTGATTCAGCCTGACAGGTCAGTTTCAGTTGCAGCAGGAGAGACGGCCACTCTGCGCTGCGACGTGACCTCCCTGCTCCCCGTGGGGCCCGTCTGTTGGTTCAGGGGCACAGGGCCAGGCCGGGAGTTAATCTACAGTCTCAGAGGAGCCCCCTTCCCTCGAGTAACAACTGTTGCAGATACTACAAGGAGAAACAACACGGACTTTTCCATCCGCATCAGTAACATCACGCCAGCAGACACCGGTATGTACTACTGTGTGAAGTTCAAGAGAGGAAGCCCTGACGTGGAGTTTAAGTCTGGACCAGGCACTCATCTCACTGTGAGTG CCAAACCCTCTCCTCCTGTGGTATCAGGCCCCACAGTGAGGGTCACACCTGAGCAGACAGTGAGCTTCACCTGCAAATCCCACGGGTTCTCCCCCAGAAACATCTCCCTGAAATGGTTCAAAAATGGCAATGAGCTCTCAGCCTCCCAGACCGACGTGGAACCGGAGGGAAACAACGTTTCCTACAGCATCTCCAGCACAACCAAGGTGCTGCTGGCCCCGGGGGATGTTCGCTCCCAGGTCATCTGCGAGGTGACCCACATCACCCTGCAGGGAGACCCTCCTCTTCGTGGGACAGCCAACTTGTCTGAGACCATCCGAG TTCCGCCTACCTTGACGATTACCCAACACCCCAGGGTGGGGAACCAGGTGAATGTCACCTGCCAGGTGAACAAGTTCTACCCCCAGCGCCTACAGCTGACCTGGTTGGAGAACGGAAATGTGTCTCGAATGGACATGGCCTCGACCCTCATAGAGAACAAGGACGGAACCTTTAACCGGACGAGCTGGCTCCTGGTGAACTCATCTGCCCACAGGGAGGCTGTGCTGCTCACCTGCCAGGTGGAGCATGACGGACAGCCGGCGATCACCAAAAACCACACCCTGGAGGCCTCTGCTCCCCAGAAGAACCAGGATGCAGATGAACGTATTG ACAAGGCTGACAACTGGAACAGTATCTTCATCGTGGTGGGCGTAGTGTGTGCCCTGCTGGTGGCCCTGATGATCGCCGCCCTCTACCTCCTCCGAATCAGACAGAAGAAAG cCAAGGGCTCCACTTCCTCTACAAG GTTGCATGAGCCCGAGAAGAACACTAGAGAAACAACCCAG ATCCAGGACAACAACGACATCACATATGCAGACCTGAACCTGCCCAAGGGGAAGAAGTCCACCCCCAAGGCCGACGAACCCAACAACCACACGGAGTATGCCAGCATTCAGGCCTGCCCACCACCTGTGTCCGAGGACACCCTCACCTACGCCGACCTGGACATGGTCCACCTCAACCGGAACCCTAAGCAGCCAGCCCCCAAGCCTGAGACATCCTACTCAGAGTATGCCAGTGTCCAGGTCCAGAGGAAGTGA
- the LOC115839396 gene encoding tyrosine-protein phosphatase non-receptor type substrate 1-like isoform X1 — protein sequence MGQRRRATAPQGARAGQPRPMEPARPAPGRLRPLLCLLLAAYSAWSGVAGEDELQVIQPDRSVSVAAGETATLRCDVTSLLPVGPVCWFRGTGPGRELIYSLRGAPFPRVTTVADTTRRNNTDFSIRISNITPADTGMYYCVKFKRGSPDVEFKSGPGTHLTVSAKPSPPVVSGPTVRVTPEQTVSFTCKSHGFSPRNISLKWFKNGNELSASQTDVEPEGNNVSYSISSTTKVLLAPGDVRSQVICEVTHITLQGDPPLRGTANLSETIRVPPTLTITQHPRVGNQVNVTCQVNKFYPQRLQLTWLENGNVSRMDMASTLIENKDGTFNRTSWLLVNSSAHREAVLLTCQVEHDGQPAITKNHTLEASAPQKNQDADERIDKADNWNSIFIVVGVVCALLVALMIAALYLLRIRQKKAKGSTSSTRLHEPEKNTRETTQIQDNNDITYADLNLPKGKKSTPKADEPNNHTEYASIQACPPPVSEDTLTYADLDMVHLNRNPKQPAPKPETSYSEYASVQVQRK from the exons ATGGGCCAGAGGAGGCGAGCCACGGCGCCGCAAGGAGCCCGGGCGGGGCAG CCGCGGCCCATGGAGCCCGCCCGCCCGGCCCCCGGCCGTCTCAGGCCGCTGCTCTGCCTGCTGCTCGCTGCGTACAGCGCCTGGTCAG GAGTGGCAGGTGAGGACGAGCTGCAGGTGATTCAGCCTGACAGGTCAGTTTCAGTTGCAGCAGGAGAGACGGCCACTCTGCGCTGCGACGTGACCTCCCTGCTCCCCGTGGGGCCCGTCTGTTGGTTCAGGGGCACAGGGCCAGGCCGGGAGTTAATCTACAGTCTCAGAGGAGCCCCCTTCCCTCGAGTAACAACTGTTGCAGATACTACAAGGAGAAACAACACGGACTTTTCCATCCGCATCAGTAACATCACGCCAGCAGACACCGGTATGTACTACTGTGTGAAGTTCAAGAGAGGAAGCCCTGACGTGGAGTTTAAGTCTGGACCAGGCACTCATCTCACTGTGAGTG CCAAACCCTCTCCTCCTGTGGTATCAGGCCCCACAGTGAGGGTCACACCTGAGCAGACAGTGAGCTTCACCTGCAAATCCCACGGGTTCTCCCCCAGAAACATCTCCCTGAAATGGTTCAAAAATGGCAATGAGCTCTCAGCCTCCCAGACCGACGTGGAACCGGAGGGAAACAACGTTTCCTACAGCATCTCCAGCACAACCAAGGTGCTGCTGGCCCCGGGGGATGTTCGCTCCCAGGTCATCTGCGAGGTGACCCACATCACCCTGCAGGGAGACCCTCCTCTTCGTGGGACAGCCAACTTGTCTGAGACCATCCGAG TTCCGCCTACCTTGACGATTACCCAACACCCCAGGGTGGGGAACCAGGTGAATGTCACCTGCCAGGTGAACAAGTTCTACCCCCAGCGCCTACAGCTGACCTGGTTGGAGAACGGAAATGTGTCTCGAATGGACATGGCCTCGACCCTCATAGAGAACAAGGACGGAACCTTTAACCGGACGAGCTGGCTCCTGGTGAACTCATCTGCCCACAGGGAGGCTGTGCTGCTCACCTGCCAGGTGGAGCATGACGGACAGCCGGCGATCACCAAAAACCACACCCTGGAGGCCTCTGCTCCCCAGAAGAACCAGGATGCAGATGAACGTATTG ACAAGGCTGACAACTGGAACAGTATCTTCATCGTGGTGGGCGTAGTGTGTGCCCTGCTGGTGGCCCTGATGATCGCCGCCCTCTACCTCCTCCGAATCAGACAGAAGAAAG cCAAGGGCTCCACTTCCTCTACAAG GTTGCATGAGCCCGAGAAGAACACTAGAGAAACAACCCAG ATCCAGGACAACAACGACATCACATATGCAGACCTGAACCTGCCCAAGGGGAAGAAGTCCACCCCCAAGGCCGACGAACCCAACAACCACACGGAGTATGCCAGCATTCAGGCCTGCCCACCACCTGTGTCCGAGGACACCCTCACCTACGCCGACCTGGACATGGTCCACCTCAACCGGAACCCTAAGCAGCCAGCCCCCAAGCCTGAGACATCCTACTCAGAGTATGCCAGTGTCCAGGTCCAGAGGAAGTGA